One Bosea sp. 685 DNA segment encodes these proteins:
- a CDS encoding ABC transporter ATP-binding protein — MSQPLVEMQNVTVRFRGAQTVHAVNGVSLTLEHGKVLGILGESGSGKSVTLKTLLRLLPESRTDIGGSVRVDGRDVLALNPQDLSDYRGRVTSMIFQDPALALDPVYTVGEQIAEAIVRHEKIGRKAAMARALELLELVRIPSPERRLKAYPHEMSGGMRQRAMIALALAARPKLLLADEPTTALDATVQIQILLLLRQLQRDLNMGMLFVTHDIGVAVEVSDRLAVMYAGQIVETGTVRELIRDPQHPYTKGLLAANLHGARKGERLEAIPGAPPALNEAPSSCSFAPRCKHVQERCRAALPPVVTLGEGRVVRCVLAEDVLAPAA, encoded by the coding sequence ATGAGCCAGCCCCTCGTCGAAATGCAGAACGTCACGGTGCGCTTTCGCGGCGCCCAGACCGTCCACGCGGTCAACGGCGTCTCGCTGACGCTGGAGCACGGCAAGGTGCTCGGCATTCTAGGCGAGTCGGGTTCCGGCAAGAGCGTCACGCTGAAGACGCTGCTGCGGCTCCTGCCCGAGAGCCGTACCGATATCGGCGGCAGCGTCCGGGTCGATGGCCGCGACGTGCTGGCGCTGAACCCGCAGGATCTCTCGGATTATCGTGGCCGCGTCACCTCGATGATCTTCCAGGATCCGGCGCTGGCGCTGGACCCGGTCTATACGGTCGGCGAGCAGATCGCCGAGGCGATCGTCCGGCATGAGAAGATCGGCCGGAAAGCCGCGATGGCGCGCGCGCTCGAACTGCTCGAGCTCGTCCGCATTCCATCACCGGAGCGGCGGCTCAAGGCTTATCCGCATGAGATGTCGGGCGGCATGCGCCAGCGCGCCATGATCGCACTCGCGCTTGCCGCGCGGCCGAAGCTGCTGCTGGCCGACGAGCCGACGACGGCGCTCGACGCCACCGTGCAGATCCAGATCCTGCTGTTGCTGCGCCAGCTCCAGCGCGACCTCAACATGGGCATGCTCTTCGTCACCCACGATATCGGCGTCGCGGTCGAGGTTTCGGACCGGCTCGCGGTGATGTATGCCGGTCAGATCGTCGAGACCGGCACGGTGCGCGAACTGATCCGCGATCCGCAGCACCCCTATACCAAGGGCTTGCTCGCGGCGAACTTGCACGGTGCCAGGAAGGGCGAGCGGCTGGAGGCTATTCCCGGCGCGCCGCCGGCCCTGAATGAGGCGCCATCCTCCTGCTCCTTCGCGCCGCGCTGCAAGCACGTCCAGGAGCGCTGCCGCGCCGCCTTGCCGCCGGTCGTGACGTTGGGCGAGGGGCGCGTGGTGCGCTGTGTCCTGGCCGAGGACGTGCTGGCTCCGGCGGCCTGA